In the genome of Clostridiales bacterium, one region contains:
- the glgD gene encoding glucose-1-phosphate adenylyltransferase subunit GlgD — translation MKTLGIIFGNLHDRDIGELTAVRSIASVPFGGRFRLIDFVLSNMVNSGISKVGVITKNNYQSLMDHVGSGKHWDLSRKNGGLIILPPYGGGDKDLYSHRLGAIKNIEQFLRHCDEDYVIFSDCDNVCNMNLANVVQAHIDTHADITLVARRKNLTNFKARTIIEVDSENRVIGVTNTSKASGEKIVFGNIFVMNRKFLLNLLDTATELGYTSFTGDILAGGCKKYAIYAYMQDGYFANIDSIGNYYKHSLELLNKEIRDELFYRDGANIYTKVRDSAPCRIGSSAVVSNSLIADGCDIQGEVSNSILFRGVKIAKGAKITNSIIFQDTTICEGSSLNCVIADKQVTVLDGRTLSGHETHPYFISKHAVI, via the coding sequence ATGAAAACACTCGGCATAATTTTCGGTAACCTTCACGACAGGGATATAGGCGAGCTTACCGCTGTAAGGTCGATCGCTTCGGTGCCGTTCGGCGGCAGGTTCAGGCTAATAGACTTCGTGTTGTCCAATATGGTGAACAGCGGTATTTCCAAAGTCGGCGTTATTACCAAAAACAACTATCAATCGTTAATGGACCACGTGGGCAGCGGCAAGCATTGGGATCTTTCGCGCAAGAACGGCGGGCTTATTATTCTTCCCCCGTACGGCGGCGGGGATAAAGACTTGTACAGTCACCGTCTCGGCGCGATAAAGAATATAGAACAGTTTTTGCGTCACTGCGACGAGGACTACGTAATATTCAGCGATTGCGATAACGTATGCAATATGAACCTTGCAAACGTTGTTCAGGCGCATATAGATACTCACGCGGATATAACGCTCGTCGCGCGCAGAAAGAACCTTACTAACTTTAAGGCGCGCACAATAATCGAAGTAGATAGCGAGAATAGGGTCATAGGCGTAACCAACACGAGCAAGGCGAGCGGCGAGAAGATCGTTTTCGGGAATATCTTCGTAATGAACCGCAAGTTCCTCTTGAACCTTTTGGACACCGCGACCGAGCTCGGGTATACAAGCTTTACCGGCGACATACTCGCCGGCGGATGCAAGAAGTACGCGATCTACGCGTATATGCAGGACGGATACTTCGCGAACATAGACAGCATAGGTAACTATTACAAGCACTCGCTTGAACTTCTTAACAAGGAGATACGCGACGAGCTGTTCTACCGCGACGGCGCGAATATCTACACTAAGGTACGCGACAGCGCGCCCTGCCGCATAGGCAGCAGCGCCGTAGTATCCAATTCGCTCATAGCCGACGGCTGCGACATACAGGGCGAGGTGAGCAATTCGATTTTGTTCCGCGGCGTAAAGATCGCAAAAGGCGCGAAGATAACCAACTCTATAATTTTCCAAGACACGACGATATGCGAGGGCAGCAGTCTTAACTGCGTTATCGCGGATAAGCAGGTGACCGTGCTCGACGGCAGAACGCTGTCGGGGCACGAAACGCATCCGTACTTCATATCTAAGCACGCAGTTATATAG
- a CDS encoding glucose-1-phosphate adenylyltransferase codes for MKKKKCIAMLLAGGQGTRLFALTNSVAKPAVSFGAKYRIIDFPLSNCTNSGIDTVGVLTQYQPLILNEYVGNGEPWDLDRSYGGVHTLPPYQGKHGSEWYKGTANAIYQNIHFLNEYDSEHVLILSGDHIYKMDYSKMLAEHIAHDADCTIAVIDVPKDEASRFGIMDYAEDKSIKSFEEKPKNPKSNHASMGVYIFKKDVLVKELVADEADKNSSNDFGKNIIPNMLGKKCRMFAYQFDGYWKDVGTVTSLWEANMDLLGDKPTFDLDDPSFKIYSRNQPLPPSYIGKTGKFVNSIMTTGCEIYGTVINSVIGEGVTVKQGAVIENSIVMQGSVIGKNVKISYGMIDENVVIGDNATVGDEQSDKTHIALVGRNSQIRRGTKVGSGDIVDNGGHA; via the coding sequence ATGAAAAAGAAAAAGTGCATAGCTATGCTTTTGGCGGGCGGGCAGGGCACGCGGCTTTTCGCGCTTACCAACAGCGTGGCGAAGCCTGCGGTGTCGTTCGGCGCGAAGTACCGCATTATAGATTTTCCGCTCAGCAACTGCACGAACTCGGGCATAGATACCGTAGGCGTACTGACTCAGTACCAGCCGCTCATACTCAACGAGTACGTAGGTAACGGCGAGCCGTGGGACCTCGACAGAAGCTACGGCGGCGTTCACACGCTTCCGCCGTACCAGGGCAAGCACGGCAGCGAGTGGTACAAGGGCACTGCAAACGCTATATACCAGAATATCCATTTCCTTAACGAGTACGACTCCGAGCACGTGCTCATTTTATCGGGCGACCATATTTACAAAATGGACTACTCGAAAATGCTCGCCGAGCATATCGCGCACGATGCGGACTGTACGATCGCGGTCATCGACGTGCCCAAAGACGAGGCGAGCCGCTTCGGCATAATGGACTACGCCGAGGACAAGAGCATCAAGTCGTTCGAGGAGAAGCCGAAGAACCCTAAGAGCAATCACGCAAGCATGGGCGTGTATATCTTCAAAAAGGACGTGCTCGTAAAAGAGCTCGTCGCCGACGAAGCGGATAAAAATTCTTCTAACGATTTCGGCAAGAATATAATTCCCAATATGCTCGGCAAAAAGTGCAGAATGTTCGCGTACCAGTTCGACGGGTACTGGAAGGACGTCGGCACGGTCACAAGCCTTTGGGAAGCGAATATGGACCTTCTCGGTGACAAGCCGACGTTCGACCTCGACGATCCGTCGTTCAAGATATATTCGCGGAACCAACCGCTTCCGCCGTCGTACATAGGCAAGACGGGCAAGTTCGTCAACTCGATCATGACTACGGGCTGCGAGATCTACGGCACGGTCATCAACTCGGTAATAGGCGAGGGCGTGACTGTAAAGCAGGGCGCGGTGATCGAGAACAGTATTGTTATGCAAGGCTCCGTTATCGGCAAGAACGTTAAAATCAGCTACGGCATGATCGACGAGAACGTGGTAATAGGCGACAACGCGACGGTCGGCGACGAGCAGTCGGACAAGACGCATATCGCGCTCGTCGGCAGGAATTCGCAGATCCGTCGCGGGACAAAGGTAGGCTCGGGCGATATAGTGGACAACGGAGGGCACGCTTGA
- a CDS encoding ATP-binding cassette domain-containing protein: MAGLSLKHVYKVYTGRQKSKKRPVKALINKIRKKEEQKPAVEKRSGNFVAVKDFNMEIEDGEFIVFVGPSGCGKSTTIRMIAGLEDISAGELYIDGVLMNDIAPKERDIAMVFQSYALYPHMTAQQNIEFALKMRKIHVARVDENGNPVLAIDEKKVKRLKRELANVIADLEAVERDKQTVPALKEKKASLERELAAFADKQDAKAADKNKIKKQLEAVVDELRAIKIEIENIPSLNERKASFERDIEYYSKTPVPVYKLKRMPKEAIKEKVQWAAKILDIEELLDNKPAEMSGGQRQRIALGRAMVRGPKVFLLDEPLSNLDAKLRASMRYEIVKLHQELKTTFIYVTHDQVEAMTMGTRIVVMKLGIVQQIDTPTNLFDFPDNKFVAGFIGTPQMNFFDVTIKKNKNKLETTFANGQTVAFDLAKLRGIEPEYLDGESHEVTLGMRGEHLSVETEKTDKSVETSLVVKEVLGSVTQMFVKLTDDSPNTIISVSGRNDFESGDKVCVSFNERNVHLFDKISEKSIMNREYGNAVEPEAVAEPQKAEEPEIAEEPKKAKPAAKAKSTAAKAKPTAGAKKTTR; this comes from the coding sequence ATGGCAGGTTTATCGCTTAAACACGTTTACAAGGTTTATACCGGCAGGCAGAAGTCCAAAAAACGCCCCGTAAAGGCGCTTATCAATAAGATAAGAAAGAAAGAGGAACAAAAACCCGCCGTAGAAAAGCGTTCGGGGAACTTCGTTGCGGTCAAGGATTTCAATATGGAGATCGAGGACGGCGAGTTCATCGTTTTCGTCGGTCCGTCCGGCTGTGGCAAGTCGACTACCATAAGAATGATCGCCGGTCTTGAAGATATTTCGGCGGGCGAGCTGTACATAGACGGCGTTCTTATGAACGATATTGCGCCCAAGGAAAGGGATATCGCCATGGTGTTCCAAAGCTACGCGCTCTATCCGCACATGACGGCGCAGCAGAATATAGAGTTCGCGCTGAAAATGCGCAAGATCCACGTTGCCAGGGTGGACGAGAACGGCAACCCCGTACTCGCTATCGACGAGAAGAAAGTGAAGCGGCTTAAACGCGAGCTCGCCAACGTCATAGCCGATCTCGAAGCCGTCGAGCGCGACAAGCAGACCGTTCCCGCGCTTAAAGAGAAAAAGGCTTCGCTCGAACGCGAGCTTGCCGCTTTTGCCGATAAGCAAGACGCAAAGGCTGCCGACAAGAACAAGATCAAGAAACAGCTCGAAGCCGTGGTGGACGAGCTCCGCGCGATTAAGATCGAGATAGAAAATATCCCGTCGCTTAACGAGCGCAAAGCTTCGTTCGAGCGCGATATCGAATACTATTCCAAAACGCCCGTACCCGTTTACAAGCTTAAACGTATGCCCAAAGAGGCGATCAAGGAAAAGGTCCAGTGGGCGGCGAAGATCCTCGATATAGAGGAACTTCTCGACAACAAGCCCGCCGAAATGTCGGGCGGTCAGCGTCAGCGTATTGCGCTTGGGCGTGCCATGGTTCGCGGACCGAAGGTTTTCCTTTTGGACGAGCCGCTTTCTAACCTCGACGCCAAGCTCCGCGCGAGTATGCGTTACGAGATAGTCAAGCTTCACCAAGAGCTTAAAACCACGTTTATCTACGTTACCCACGACCAGGTCGAGGCTATGACCATGGGTACGCGTATCGTCGTTATGAAGCTCGGTATCGTTCAGCAGATTGATACGCCGACTAATCTTTTCGACTTCCCCGATAATAAATTCGTTGCGGGCTTTATCGGCACGCCGCAGATGAACTTCTTCGACGTCACGATCAAAAAGAACAAGAACAAGCTCGAAACGACTTTTGCTAACGGTCAGACCGTTGCGTTCGACCTCGCTAAGCTTCGCGGCATCGAGCCCGAGTATCTCGACGGCGAGAGCCACGAGGTAACGCTCGGTATGCGCGGCGAGCACCTGTCCGTTGAGACCGAGAAAACCGACAAGAGCGTCGAGACCTCGCTCGTTGTAAAAGAGGTTTTGGGCAGCGTCACGCAGATGTTCGTTAAGCTCACCGACGACAGCCCCAATACCATTATAAGCGTATCGGGCCGCAACGATTTCGAGTCGGGCGACAAGGTTTGCGTATCTTTTAACGAACGTAACGTTCATTTGTTTGACAAAATTTCAGAAAAGTCTATAATGAATAGAGAGTACGGCAACGCCGTAGAGCCCGAAGCGGTTGCGGAGCCCCAAAAGGCGGAAGAACCCGAGATAGCGGAAGAACCCAAAAAGGCAAAACCTGCCGCTAAGGCAAAGTCGACCGCTGCCAAGGCGAAGCCGACCGCGGGGGCAAAAAAGACGACAAGGTAG
- a CDS encoding cupin domain-containing protein, with the protein MGSKLRDLRLKNGLTQEELADRAELSKGFISQLENDLTSPSIATLIDVLTLLGSSLSKFFADYDDAQFVYTPADYFEKVDDDIKINWIVPSAQKNAMEPITVELEKNAETDPDVPHEGEEFGYVLEGSVEIVLGERTATANKGDTFYFQSDKRHYIRNVFDGKSVVLWISSPPTF; encoded by the coding sequence ATCGGGTCGAAGCTGCGCGATTTGCGGCTTAAAAACGGGCTTACGCAAGAGGAACTTGCCGACCGCGCCGAGCTAAGCAAGGGGTTTATAAGCCAGCTCGAAAACGACCTTACTTCGCCGTCGATAGCTACGCTTATAGACGTATTGACCCTGCTTGGGTCGAGCCTGTCCAAGTTCTTTGCCGACTACGACGACGCGCAGTTCGTGTATACGCCCGCCGATTATTTTGAAAAGGTGGACGACGACATCAAGATCAATTGGATAGTGCCGTCGGCGCAAAAGAACGCTATGGAGCCTATCACCGTCGAGCTCGAAAAAAATGCGGAAACCGACCCCGACGTTCCGCACGAGGGCGAGGAGTTCGGGTACGTGTTAGAGGGCAGTGTGGAGATCGTTTTGGGCGAGCGCACGGCAACAGCCAACAAGGGCGACACCTTTTACTTCCAGTCCGATAAACGGCATTATATAAGAAACGTTTTCGACGGGAAAAGCGTAGTGCTTTGGATATCGTCACCCC
- the glgA gene encoding glycogen synthase GlgA, translating into MAAKKQATKSAAKAKPIDKKKILFVASEAFPFAGTGGLGEVMGSLPKAINESGEYEARVILPLYGSFPEKRRNELQFVCWTFVELSWRRQYCGLFKIQEGNTVYYFIDNEYYFKRDRLYGHGDDGERFAFFCKAVIDLLPRLDFMPDILHCNDWQTALVPIYYKLFYMYTDGFKGIKTVYTIHNIEYQGWFNRAAIGDVFGIPEHEFGSIEHFGEINLMKGAIDYADMVTTVSPTYAKEILTQEYGRTLDWDLCRNEHKLKGILNGVNTEAYNPEKNPALFAHYSVKDKSGKAVCKAELQKMLGLPVRADVPIIAMITRLASHKGLDIVKAAMTEMLSHDIQFILLGTGESDYENYFRYLQDVFGDKLRAVIAFNTDMSHKIYSGADIFLMPSHSEPCGLSQMMACRYGTIPIVRETGGLKDSITDAYNGDFGNGYKFARYAADDLLNAVDRALGLYNDYHDKWEGLVDRAMRTDFSWGASAKEYIAMYNDLISK; encoded by the coding sequence ATGGCAGCTAAAAAGCAAGCAACGAAATCGGCGGCGAAAGCAAAGCCGATAGATAAAAAGAAAATACTGTTCGTCGCGTCGGAAGCGTTCCCGTTCGCGGGTACTGGTGGACTGGGCGAAGTCATGGGCAGCCTTCCCAAAGCGATAAACGAAAGCGGCGAGTACGAAGCAAGAGTAATACTTCCGTTGTACGGCAGCTTCCCCGAGAAACGGCGCAATGAATTGCAGTTCGTATGTTGGACTTTTGTGGAGCTGTCTTGGCGCAGACAGTATTGTGGCTTGTTCAAGATACAAGAGGGCAATACCGTTTACTACTTTATAGACAACGAGTATTACTTTAAGCGCGACAGGCTGTACGGTCACGGCGACGACGGCGAACGGTTCGCGTTCTTCTGTAAGGCGGTAATAGACCTATTACCTCGGCTCGACTTCATGCCCGATATATTGCACTGCAACGATTGGCAGACTGCGCTAGTTCCTATCTATTATAAATTGTTCTATATGTACACCGACGGGTTCAAAGGAATTAAGACGGTATACACTATTCACAATATAGAATACCAGGGCTGGTTCAACCGCGCGGCGATAGGCGACGTGTTCGGCATACCCGAGCATGAGTTTGGAAGCATAGAGCATTTCGGCGAAATCAATCTTATGAAAGGCGCGATAGACTATGCCGATATGGTAACGACGGTCAGCCCGACGTACGCCAAGGAAATACTCACGCAGGAGTACGGGCGCACGCTCGATTGGGATCTTTGCCGCAACGAGCACAAGCTGAAAGGCATACTCAACGGCGTGAATACCGAAGCGTACAACCCAGAGAAGAATCCCGCGCTGTTCGCGCATTACTCTGTAAAGGACAAATCGGGCAAGGCGGTATGTAAAGCGGAATTACAAAAAATGCTCGGACTGCCCGTAAGAGCGGACGTTCCTATCATTGCCATGATAACGCGACTTGCTTCGCATAAGGGCTTGGATATAGTAAAAGCCGCTATGACCGAAATGCTGTCGCACGATATTCAGTTTATACTGCTCGGCACGGGCGAGAGCGATTACGAAAATTATTTTAGGTATCTTCAAGACGTATTCGGCGACAAGCTTCGCGCCGTAATTGCGTTCAATACCGATATGTCGCACAAGATATATTCGGGCGCGGATATATTCCTTATGCCCAGTCACAGCGAGCCGTGCGGACTCAGTCAGATGATGGCGTGCCGCTACGGGACTATCCCGATAGTGCGCGAAACGGGCGGGCTTAAAGACAGCATAACGGACGCGTACAACGGTGATTTCGGCAATGGGTATAAGTTCGCGCGGTACGCCGCCGACGATTTGCTTAATGCCGTCGACCGCGCGCTAGGGCTGTATAACGATTACCACGATAAGTGGGAAGGCTTAGTCGATCGCGCCATGCGTACCGATTTCTCTTGGGGGGCGAGCGCAAAAGAGTATATCGCCATGTATAACGATTTAATATCCAAATAA